DNA from Nitrospira sp.:
GTCAGGATTTCTGAGACGCGCCCACGCCCGCCGAGCATTGCCTCCAGGTCCTTGCGGGTCATGCCCAGTTGATCCATGCGAAACTTGATGGCTTCAATGGGATCCGGAGGATAAACGGCGTGATGTTTCGCTTCATAGGCCTCAACGAGGGTCGTCAAGACATCCAGTTCATCTCCGGCCTTCGTGCCGGGCTTGGCATCCATGAGTTGTTCGATGCGGCGCAAGGCGCGATTATAATCTCGAGTTGTCTTAATCGGAGTAATCATCATAACGCCCTCGTATTCTCAGATGGTTGTGGCATCGATGGTGTCATACTCTGTATGCGTACCAATGAAACGGATATAGACAACTCGATAGGGATAGTTGATCTTCACGATTAAGCGGTACTGGTTTCCCGCGATGTTGAACACCACTCGATTATCTTGAAGCAGGCTGACCGAACGAAACCGGCCTTTGACTGCCGACGGGCTTTCCCAATCTCCTCGCGCCACCTCTTGATGCCAGGCTTCCAAAGGACCTTTGGCCCTTGGATGTCGTTTCCAGAACGAGCGCAGGGTCCGTTTGGCGATGATGCGCACGAGCTACTGTACCATGGTCCCAATATGGGAGCAATGTCTAATGGAGCAGGCGTGAACTTTGTGTCGTATCGAGCGAGGCTGATCCGCCCTGTCCAAAATGTTTCCGCACCAGCGCCTCGACCGATTTGAAATGCCGCTCCGGGAGGTTCTTGAAGCGCCGTTTACAATCGAGCAGGGCGTCGTCCACGGTGGCGAAGGGTCGGATGGTCTCCATGAGGTGGCCATGGTAGTCCATGAGTTTCAACTCGACCGTGCGCAACAGTGATGGGTCTCCCGCCAGGGCCGAAGCGGCCTTCGTCTGGTCTCCCCCCGATTCCACGAGCGCTTGAAAGCAGAGGCCCTTCAGCCGTTGCGTGACCGTGCTGCGGTCCCACCCCAAAGCCTTGGCCGTCGCCTGCATGTCGAAACGTTGTTGCCGCAGGTGGTTCAATACCGCGACATCGCCGGCCGGGTCCGGCAGGAGCGGTTCCGCTCTCGTCGATGCAACGGCAGGAACCGGCCTGCTCGAGAGGCGGAGGTCGGCGGCCATGATGATCGGTCCTTCACGGAGTGCGACCGCCTGTTCAAGGCAGTGGCGGAGTTCCCTCACATTTCCCTTCCACGGCTGCTGCATGAGCGTGGCCAGCGCTTCTTCCGAGATCTGCACCTTTTCTTGATGGGCCTGCTTCGCGGCCTCCTGCAAACAGGCCTCTGCGAGCTGCGGGATGTCGTCGGGACGATCCCGCAGCGGCGGCAGGTGCAGGACGAGGCCCTTCAATCGAAAATACAGGTCTTCACGGAACCAGCCTTCCGAGACACCGCGTTGCAGGTCTTTGTTGGTGGCGGCCACGATCCGGACATCGACCGTGGTGGGATTGGTGGCGCCGACAGGGTAGAACGTCCGGTCCTGCAGCACACGCAACAGCTTGCTTTGATGGTCGAGACGCAGATCGCCGATCTCGTCCAGAAAGATCGTCCCATGATGGGCCAACTCGAAATACCCTTTCCGATCGGTGAACGCACCGGTGAAGCTGCCGCGGACATGGCCGAACAGTTCACTCTCGAAGAGCTCCGGGGAGATGGCCGCCATGTTCACCGCGACGAAGGGCTTGGCCGCTCTCGGACTCAGGCGATGCACCGCGCGCGCAAACAGCTCCTTGCCCGTTCCCGGCTCGCCGGTGATCAACACCGTCACGGTGGAGCCTGCGCCTTTCTTGAGATCACGAAACATCGCCAGAAGGGAGGAGCTTCCGGTGATGATGCCCAGTTGTTCACATTCTCGACGGAGCGCCTCCTGTTCGACATTCCCGAGCGGTGCGGACCTGATCGTCGCGGTCCGCATGTTGTCGAGCTGTCGTTCGAGTTCATCCATCCGTCGGCGCGTGGCTGCCTCTTGTGCCTGCGCCTCGGCGATTTGCTGTTGCAGGTCGGAAGCGAGCCTGGTCGATGCTGCTTCTTTGGAGGCCGAGTGGGAGATGCTGGCGCGGGCGGACTCCAAATCTTCTTCCAAGGTTTCCACGGCGGTTTCCCGGTACACGAGGGCTTCGCGGACCGCCACGAGGTCTTGCTGGATCTGCAACATGTCTTGTTCGAGCAGAGCGATTCGCCTGACGGCGACAACCTGTCCGAGCAGGCCTGTCGCAATCAGAACGATCACAGCGGCGGTCATGGGGATGATGAACGGCAGCACCCAATGGGCCGTGACAAGCAGGACCCAGCCTGAGGCGAGGTACAGCAGGAGGCTTCCCGTTCCCAGCAGCAGCCCCTTCCAATCCGCCCATCGGAGCACCATCCATGCCACCCAGAGACAGAGGGCGAAGGTCACGGCCAGGCGCTGAAGCGGGGAGAGGTCTCTGATCCAATCTTGTGCGAGCAGGGTCTGGAGCAGATGCATCTGCAGGAACAGATCCGACGCCTCATCGCCGGACGGGAGGGTTCTCTCCGGCTGGGGACCTGGCTGGGTGAGCAGCATCACCACTTTCCCCTTGACCAGATCGTTCAGTCTGTCGTCGTCTTTCTGATCGATCACACGA
Protein-coding regions in this window:
- a CDS encoding Helix-turn-helix motif, translated to MMITPIKTTRDYNRALRRIEQLMDAKPGTKAGDELDVLTTLVEAYEAKHHAVYPPDPIEAIKFRMDQLGMTRKDLEAMLGGRGRVSEILTKKRNLSLEMIRRLHRELRIPLESLVGTAA
- a CDS encoding sigma-54 dependent DNA-binding response regulator, which produces MPIAVRLFVRNVWLQALVMAVVATLLAELLWSPAPGTYTALEWAPYDSWVRLRHQPAPHPDLLLVVRDRDSEQQFGTGPWDRRIPAQLITALHDAGTATLGIDIPLDLPSPPNLGGAVSDALLMEAVKSAGTVAYPAFLPAALEQQPTVPVPPSNTLISGRSAIQPTLDGDRIVRRAVLYHDSGSGELPSLGFTLAVAFRHIPLDRVERRSGRVTLRNARLPDGETADLTIPLDHKGRLLINFTDSHLPRAFSTTTFLELSRVIDQKDDDRLNDLVKGKVVMLLTQPGPQPERTLPSGDEASDLFLQMHLLQTLLAQDWIRDLSPLQRLAVTFALCLWVAWMVLRWADWKGLLLGTGSLLLYLASGWVLLVTAHWVLPFIIPMTAAVIVLIATGLLGQVVAVRRIALLEQDMLQIQQDLVAVREALVYRETAVETLEEDLESARASISHSASKEAASTRLASDLQQQIAEAQAQEAATRRRMDELERQLDNMRTATIRSAPLGNVEQEALRRECEQLGIITGSSSLLAMFRDLKKGAGSTVTVLITGEPGTGKELFARAVHRLSPRAAKPFVAVNMAAISPELFESELFGHVRGSFTGAFTDRKGYFELAHHGTIFLDEIGDLRLDHQSKLLRVLQDRTFYPVGATNPTTVDVRIVAATNKDLQRGVSEGWFREDLYFRLKGLVLHLPPLRDRPDDIPQLAEACLQEAAKQAHQEKVQISEEALATLMQQPWKGNVRELRHCLEQAVALREGPIIMAADLRLSSRPVPAVASTRAEPLLPDPAGDVAVLNHLRQQRFDMQATAKALGWDRSTVTQRLKGLCFQALVESGGDQTKAASALAGDPSLLRTVELKLMDYHGHLMETIRPFATVDDALLDCKRRFKNLPERHFKSVEALVRKHFGQGGSASLDTTQSSRLLH
- a CDS encoding putative membrane protein, producing MRIIAKRTLRSFWKRHPRAKGPLEAWHQEVARGDWESPSAVKGRFRSVSLLQDNRVVFNIAGNQYRLIVKINYPYRVVYIRFIGTHTEYDTIDATTI